The genomic stretch TTTGTTAAACACATACCCCACGTAACCTGAACAGTCAAAACCTTTAGTACTTGTACCACCAAAACGATAAGGTACTCCAGTATACTTTTTAGCGATTACCGTTACCTGATTTTTCTTTGAGTACGGGTTATATGTAGATGCTGCTTGTGATTTAGTCGTAAAAAATACCATGCTCAGTAAGCATACGAAAGCTATCATTAATTGCTTTTTCATCACTTTCTCCCCCTTCATTGATAATGTAAGTCTAGCAAAATACGATATTGAAAGCCATTACAGGATTGTTACAAATTGTCGAAGTGTTTGTAATACTATAAAACAATGTAGTTTTTTGCCAAAGAGTGCAACAAAAAACAACTGCCATTCGACAGTCATTTTTCAGAGTGATGAAGTGTAGCACTATGCATGTGGGGAATGCGAACACTAAGTGAACTTTATTGATATAGTTGTGAACTTTGTTGATATAACGAGGGTTTTTGTTGATATATTAGTGATTTTTGTTGATATAACGAGGATATTTGTTGCTAAGGTGATCTGACCCTTCTTTGAATGCGTATTTCAGTGTGGGAATTTATAGATTTAATGGAGCTTCTTTAGTTTTTATTGTTTCCCCTTCTATTTTTTGATGATTTCATTCTATTTCTTTATGATTCTTGCCCTTATTTGCAGTTATACTGATTTTAATTACAGTTTCACCTTTTTCATTTGCACTTCCCCTGATTTTAATTTCAGTTTCAGCCTTTTTATTTGCACTCCCTCTGATTACTTTTTTATTCGAGCTCTTTTACCATGCAATATTAATTAGCAATCTCATTTTTCAGCCATAAAAAAAAACTGTCATATGACAGTTTTTTAAGTCTACTCTATTTCAGCATTAGAATTATACTAATCGATAAACTCTTGCTTCAAAAGGTTTAAATTCCATTTTTTCAACTAATTTCTGATTTGCTTGATTGATATTCGATAAACATAATTCGGTAGTCTTGTTCGTAAGTTCTTTTGGTAATACAAATCTTTGTTTTTCTGATGATAAGTTAGAGATTACTAAGAATGTTTCATTTTCTCCATTACGAGTGTAAGCATAAATAGGTTCGTTTTTTACATCTAGGTATTCGTATGGCGCATGAACTAATGTCTTATTTTGCTTACGTAATGTAATCATCTTTTTATAGAATGATAAAATTGAGTCAGCATCTTTTAGTTGAGTTTCAACATTAATCTCTTTAAAGTTCTCATTCGTTTTAAGCCAAGGTTTACCAGTTGTAAATCCGGCGTTTTCTTCGCTATTCCATTGCATAGGTGTACGGGAGTTATCACGGCCCGTTTTCCATAGGATGTCTAAAACAGCTTGTTCTGTTGAACCATTTTCAATCATTGAATTGTACATATTTTTTGCACTTACATCATTATAGTCGTTGATTGATGTGTAATGTACATTTGTCATTCCAATTTCTTGCCCTTGGTAAATGAATGGTGTTCCTTGCATAAAGAAATACATTAATCCAATTGCTTTAGCGGAATTTTTCCAATAAGCCTCGTCATCATTTCCTAATGTGCTTACTGCTCTTGGTATATCATGGTTTTCTATAAATAACGCATTCCATCCGAAACCTTCTAGCCCAGTTTGCCATTTAGTAAGAACTTCTTTTAAGTCAGCAATTGACGTTTCAGAATCGTCAGTTTTCTTCCAAAGGTCTAAGCTTTCGAATTGGAAAATCATATTGAACTTACCTTCTTTTTCTCCAACCCATAGGTGAGCATCTTTCGTCGTTACACCGTTTGCTTCACCAACTGTCATAATGTCATATTTATCAAAGGTTTCACGCTTTAATTCGTCTAAATATTTGTGAATTCCTTCTTGGTTCATATGCATATCGAAGCTTGCGACATATTTTTCTTTCTTAGTATTTGGCATATCGGGAAAACCTGGTCTTTTCTTAATATGACTTATTGCATCCACACGGAAACCGTCTATTCCTTTATCTAACCACCAGTTAATCATGTCATATATTTTTTGTCTTACTTCTTTGTTTTCCCAATTTAAATCAGGTTGCTTTTTTGAAAATAAATGTAGGAAGTATTCATCTGTATTTTCATCGAACTCCCATGCAGATCCACCAAAAATACTTTCCCAGTTATTAGGCTCTTGATCTGATTTATTTCCTTCTCTCCAGATATAGTAGTCTCTGTAAGGATTATCCTTAGACTTTTTAGATTCCAAGAACCAAGGATGCTCATCACTTGTGTGATTGACGACTAAATCTAAAATGAGCTTCATTCCTCTTTGATGAACGCCTTCTAAAAGCTCATCAAAATCAGCCATTGTTCCGAATTCATCCATAATGTCCTGATAGTCTGAGATATCATAACCATTATCATCATTTGGTGATTTATAAAATGGACAAATCCATATAACATCTATTCCTAATTCTTTTAAATAATCTAATTTTGAAATTACCCCTCTTAAGTCACCGATTCCATCACCGTTTGAATCCATGAAACTACGTGGATAAATTTGGTAGGCAACCGCTTCCTTCCACCAACTTTGATTCGTCATAATCTCTCTCCTCCAAATACATAAAAGCGTTTTCAATATTAGTCACAATAATAAATACCTTAAAAAAGATGATTACTAATTTCATTGCAATCGTTTGCACAATAATATCTTAACATTCTACTAGTTATAGTTCAATAACTGAAATCGACGCCAGCTTGCACATAATAGAAAAAAGCGGCTAGAAATTACCCAAGCCGCTTTTCGACTACTTATATTTATTGTTCTAATTTTTTTACATCGTTTACTTTTGCAGAAGGATGTATTTGCACATCTTCTGTATATTCAACAAGTTCAATTACACATTTTGGTCCAATCGTTACAGCATCGCCTCTTACGACACTCGCTGTCGTATAATCAATCTTTACAGCACTACCCTCAATCACGTCTGCTTTAAAATTCAACCGATTATTAAAAAGTTTAGAAAAAAGTCGTGAAAATATATTGTTATCATCGAATCGACTAATTTCAATTGTTTCTCCACCAATTTCAGGAATATAGCTAAATCCATTGTGAGGTAAATAGCCAAATCCACCATGTGTAATTTTTACGTTTTCAGCATTTAATAAACCATTCATTGATAAGTGACCTTTAGCTGTAAATACTTCACATTCAGATCCTTTTTCCGTTGAAAGCGATCCTTTTACAGTAATTACTTCTGCCTTTACTATACCTGTCGTTTTCATTGAACCTGAAACATTAATACTTTTAACGTTTAAGTCACCTTTTGTTTTAAAGCTTCCACTAACATTGACATCTCCACCTGAAACTTTACCATCAATCGAAGCCGAGCCACTGACACTGATTTTTTTCGCATCAACGTCACTTAAACATTTAGCGCTTCCGCTACAATTAAAATATTCAGTTTCAACTTTTCCATTGAATTTAGCTGAACCACTTACTTTCACTTCATGACAAAAAATATCTCCAAGTATTCGTCCGCTTCCACTAATCCTAACGTCATCATATTTACCAGTACCGATTGTTCCTGAACCATTTATAACCGCATCTTGCCTTGATTGCACGCTCACTATAATCTCTCCTCCATTATTTATTTAACCGATTTATTTAAATAGCTTGAAAGAGCAACATTGATTATGATCGAGTCCTTTTGATCAACAAATGTTTCATGTCGATTACCAATTATCCAATTGCCCATGCCAAATTTTCGAATATAAATTACAATCGCTTCATCTAACTTAATTTCTTTTTTATGTGTTTCTACTAAATTTAAAAATTGTGTTGCTTCATCAATCGTTAAAGTTCCTTTGGAAAGCCAGTCGTTCACGCAAAGTAACGAACTTAGTTGAACCGTACCTAAATGCTCTAACTTATTATTTGGAAAAAGTGTTTGATATATTTGTAGGACTTGCTGAGGGACTTGCTCCAAAGATAAAGTAGCATGCCCGCGATCAGAAACGATTTCTTCATTGATTGAAAACACTCTCGCAATATCATCTAATGATTGATCATCCTTCAACTCTTTTATTTTTTCAATCCGATCCAAAATTTGCTTCTTCGGAAAAAACGTTTCCTGTCCAGTAAAGCTTGATTTTTTCATAAACCACTCTTCAGGAATGATGTTTTTTCTTTTCCATCTATAAAGCTGTCCGTACGATATGCCTGTAAGTTGTAGTAAATCTTTTTTTGAAATTAATTCTTCACTCATATGACATTCCTCCTGACACGAGTATAACAAAACAATGTTTTATTGTAAAGTATTCACACAAAACACAATTGACACTAACTTTTCTCTTTTTACAACAATATTATGCGTAACAATGTTCTAATTATAGTCTTATTGATAAAAAAAAATACCCAAAATCCATTAATCTGTGAATTTTGAGTAGTACTTCATTTCAATTTTTGCGATATTAAATTATATTTGTTGCTTCTACTAAATTAAGTCGACATCTTCCTTTTCAAGAACAAGAGCCACTTGATAAACATTTAAATCAATTGTTTTCTCATCTATAAATTTAACCCCTTCGTTTTGTAAGAGCTCCTTTTGCTTTAGTGCTCCAACTTCATCTTGAATTCCAATTTTCCCTTTCGAATTCAATACCCTATGCCATGGCAATTGATATTTTTGCGTCATTGAATGTAAGATTCTCACAATTTGTCTAGCGCCTCTTGGACTTCCGGCTAATTTGGCAACTTGACCATAAGTCATTACTTTACCTGCTGGGATATTTTTAATAATCTCGATTGCTCTACTTGTAAAAGATTCCATAGTTTCACCTGATTGCTTTATTTTATATTAATTTTACCATAATTACTGACACTTATATTTTATGAAAACTGTGTCCGATTCTACTAATTAAGAATAATCTAGTTAGCAGGTTTAAATATATGAAGGGGATGGTAGTAATTTGAATGCTAATTTTTTTATAGCCTTGCGAGAAGGTCTAGAAGTATCCTTAGTAATTGGATTTTTACTCATTGCTTTAATTCAGAGTAAAAAGCAGCATTTAATTAAGTCAGTAGTTTACGGGACGATTTTAGGTGTGATCATTAGTATTTTTGCCGGATATTTCTTATTTACAGCATTCGGTGATTTGAAGCCAAATGTTGAGCATAATATTGAAGGTGTAATTCAATTAATTGCAGCAATGTTAATCTTCTATTTTATCTATTGGTTAAGTAAACAAAGTAGTATTAATATATCAGAAAAAATGAAATCAGAATTTAAAATAAAAGATAATAACTTTTCATTATTTTTAATGGCTAGCGTGTTTGTGATCCGTGAAGGCTTAGAGCTTGTACTGTTTGTTTTATCAAACGCACAAACAATTGCATTTGCAGGAATGATTTCTATTTTACTAGGTATTATCGCGGCTGTTTTAATTGCGTATGTCTTTATCAAAACAACGGTTAATTTAAATATAAAAATCATCTTTACTCTACTAGGTATTCTTTTAATTTTCTTTGGAGGGAAAGTATTCACTGAAGGACTTTTCTCCTTTGTCGATACTACACCACTCATCGAAAAATTCGCATATTATGGATTCGTTGTCATTTCACTATTTGTTTTATTTAAAAACAACTTACTAGCATACTTCAAAAAGTAGAATAGCATGAGGAATACCCACGGAATACTCTATTACCTCGTGGGTTTTCTTTTCATTTAATATCCTTTCCTTCATCACTTTTCTGTATAGTTTTTCACATTCATACTATAATACTTTTATAAGATATTGAAAGGACGGTTGGAATGAAAATTACAATTACTGATGACGCAATAAAATGGTTCCAAGATGAGATGAATGTGAAAGAAGGAGATACAGTTCGTTTTTTCGCAAGATATGGTGGAAATAGTACAATACATAAAGGTTATTCATTAGGCGTAACAATAGAACAGCCAGTTAATATTGGAGAATCTATTACGATTAATAATGTTGTTTATTTTATTAATGAAACTGATTTATGGTATTTCAAAGACTATAATTTGAATGTAATTATAGACGATCAAAAAGAATTACACTTTAGTTATGAACCTAAATAAAAAATGAGCTTAGGTAACACCTATCCCATTTTTTGTTTCAATTGAAAAGAGTGCCTCACAATTTATGTGAGACACTCTTTTTGTTTATTCTTCTATTTTTTTCTTTTTACTTACTAATTTGTAGATAACTGGAATGATGATTAATGTTAAGAATGTTGAAGTTGTTAAACCACCGATTACAGTTACTGCTAGGCCTTTCGAAATTAAACCAGATGTTGAATTTGAAAGTGCCATTGGAACTAATGCAAGGATTGTTGCTAATGCTGTCATTAGGATTGGGCGTAATCTTGTTTTTGAAGCTTCGATTAATGCGTCAGTTACTTCTAATCCTTTTTTACGGTTGTGTTCAACACGGTCTAATAATACAACTGCGTTTGTTACAACGATACCAATCAACATTAATAATCCGATCATTGCACTCATTGATAGTGTTTGCTTTCCGATATAAAGTGCTAAGAAAGCTCCTACTGGAACGAAGATTAATGACGATAAAATGACAAACGGTGTTCTTAAGCCACCAAATGTCATGCTCATGATTAGGAATACTAATCCAACAGCAACTACCATTGCAATACCAAGGCTGCTGAATCCATCTGTAATCATATCTAACCCGCCGCCAATTTTCATATCGACACTATTAGGTAAATCAATTTTCTTTAATTGTTTTGTTACGTCTTTTGTAATTGCTGCAGTGTCTTTACCTTTTACTTCAGCACTTACTGATGCATACATTTTTCCATCATCATGGTTGATTGAAACCGGTGCATCCTTTTGAGAAATTGTTACATAGTCTTTTATTTCTTTTGGACCTGTAGCAGTCATAATTTTGATGTTTTCAAGGTCTTCTTTTGTACTTGCTTTATCTTTATAACCAACAGTTAGTTTATTTGTTTCACCGTTTAAATCATAATCGCCGATTTCAACGTCGTTAATTTTTTCGTTAATTGCTCCCATTACTTGGAACATTGAAATATTTTCATCACGTGCTTTATCGTTTAATGTTATTTCTAATTTTGGTTGTACATCTTTTAAATTATTCGTAACATTTTTTAAACGATCATCATTATTTAATTCTTTCTCAATTTTTGATGCTGCATCTTTTAACTCAGTAAAGTTAGCAGAGTATAGATTTACATCAATATTGTTTCCTGTTGGAGGACCATTTTGAGAAAGCTCTTTTGCTACAATTGTTGTACCTTTAACTTTCGCATCGACAATTGAAGGAACTTCTTTTGTGATTTTTGAAAGTTCTTTATCCATATTCTTTCCATTTTTTAGATTAACTTGGAAGACCGCTTTATTTTTACCGCCATCCATATTCATCATAAAATCACGTTTACCACCGACAGTAGCTTGTACACTATCAATTAAGTCAGAATCAGCAAAGTATTTTTCGATTTCTTTTGCAACTAAATTAGATTGTGCAACTGTACTATTTGATGGAAGAGTAGCTGTAACTTGAAGTGTTTTATTTACACTTCCAGGTAAGAATGAGAATCCTAATAAAGGAATCATCGATAATGAACCTGCTAATAAAACGATTGATAATAAAAGAACAATCCATTTACGTTTTAATGCAGAACGAAGTATTTTTTCGTATCTTCTCATAAAACGTGTATCATTACTATGCTCTTTTAATGGTTTAGATAAGAATTTTGCTCCTAAAGTTGGAATTAGAATAATCGCAACGATTAAAGAAGTTAAAATTGAAACTACTACTGAAATCGCAAACGGTCTAAAGAATTCTCCAATAATTCCACTTACAAATGCTAACGGTAAAAATACTACTACTGTTGCAAATGTAGAAGAGGCAATTGCTCCGATAACTTCTTTTGTTGCAAATAGAGCCAATTCTTTTTTCTTAAATTGATTAGCTTTTTGTTGCTTCCATCTGTATATATTTTCAATTACAACGATACTATCATCAACGATACGTCCAATTGCAACAACTAGACCACCTAAAGTCATGATATTCAAAGTATAGCCCAATGAGTTTAATACTGAGATCGTTGCAAAGATTGAGATTGGTAAAGATAAAATTGAAATTAAAGTCGCTCTAATATTTCTTAAGAATAACAGAATAACAACGACTGTAAATAAAGCTCCAAGTAGACCTTCTTTAATTAAAGAACTAACGGATTTTTCAATTTCTTTACCGTTATCCATAATTACATGTGTTTCTACACTATTATCCTTCTTAAATGATTTAATTTCTTTCTTAACAGCTGTTGCAACGTCTGCTGTATTTGAATCTTGTGTTTGAGAAACTGATAAAATATAACTTTCTTTTCCGTTATATCTTGAAATTTGATCTTGAACTGAAACCACTTTTACATCTGCAATATCAGCAACTGTTACATTTTTTGGCACTAAGTTTTGAGCTTGTCCTGCACCTTTACCCAATTGTGCACTACCGGCCGTAGCTCCCATTTGTGCACTTTGGCTAGCAGAACTAGATAAAACTGTTTTTTTGATTTGATCGATTGAGTTTAACGTACCTTTCATTCGAACAGATACAGTTTTACCATTATTTTCAACAGAACCTAGTGGTACTGCGTAATCAAGGCCTTGAATTGCTGTTTTAATTGTATCTAAAGAGATTCCTTTTTCTTCTGCCTTTTTGTTATCTACAACGATTTGAATTTCTTCTTCTTTTGTTCCTTGAAGACTTACATCACTAACACCAGTTATTTTTTTAATTTGAGGAAGTAAATCATTTTCTATTGATTGCTGTAAATTTTTAGCTTGACCATTATTTGCAATCGCTACTTGATAAATTGGAGCAGAGTCCATCGCAATTCGTTGAACTGTTGCTTCAGCTTTGTCAGGTAATTTCGTTTTGTTGATTACGTTATCTACGTCTTTTTCAATTTTATCCATATCCGTTCCAAAAGGATAAATTAAAAAGATTGAAGCCATATTTTCACTTGAAGTACTAGTTAACTGATCATAGTTCTCAAGCTTCATTAAACCAGATTCGATTGGCTTTGTGACCTCTGACTCTATATCCTCAGATGATGCCCCAGGATATACTACCTGAACTGCAACTGCTGGGAATGAAACATCTGGAAATGTTTCAATTTGTATTTTTTGGGCTGAATAAATTCCGCCAACTAAAACAAGAACACTTAATATAATCACTGAGATCGTATTCTTTAAACTTAATTTCGTTAAGCCTGCAAACATATTGTATTTATTTCTCCTTCCATTAGTTACATTTCTAATACTTGATTATTTTATCAAAACTATATGAACAGAATATGAACAATTAGGAACATATTATGAACTTTTAAATTTACCTTATATTGAAAAAAATGGTATAAAGTTAAATGGATTTAGGTAACTTGATCATAAAGCTAGTCCCTATACCAGCAGCACTTTCAACTTCAATTTTGCCATGATGCATTTCTACTATTTTTTGGACAATCGAAAGACCAAGCCCAGTTCCTTTTTTATTTCTAGAACGATCTGCCTGATAAAAGCGTTCAAATATCCGCTCTACATCTTCCTTACTAATGCCTAATCCATTATCGCTAATGGTAACTTGAATATCTCGTTCCAAAGTCATTATATCAACCTTAATGTAACCAGCTATATTCGAAAACTTAATCGCGTTTTGTAGTAAATTAATCCATACTTGTTCAAGCAGTAAGCGATCAGCTAATATTTCTGTCTCCGGCAAATTCAACACTAATTGAAGCTTTTTACTTTCCCAATGAGGCTCTAGTGCCAATATAATTTTTCGAATTTGTTCGTCTAATTTATATGTCATAGGCTGGAATGGGTGCTGTTCAGAATCTAAAGAAGCTAATTTTAAAAGTCGTTCACTCATAATTGAAAGTCGTTCACTTTCTGCCTCTATGATAGATAAATAATGATCTTGTTTTTCTTCAATTAACTCTTTGTTTCTTAGTACCTTTGCAAATCCTTTAATAGATGTTAAAGGAGATTGAATTTCATGAGATACATTTGAAACAAATTCACTTCTCATCTCTTCTAGCTTATTTAATTTATTCGTCATTAAATTAAAGTTTGAAGCAAGCAAACCAATTTCATCTTTACGTTTAATAGTTACTTGAACATCATAATTTCCCTTTGCTAATTCCTTTGTAGCACGAATTAGCTCTTTTACAGGTTTTACTAATAATTTTGCAACGAATAAAAAAGTGAGTGATCCGATTATTAAAGTCGTGAGTAAACTAAAAAAAAGTACTCTCCTCATTTTAAAGAACCCTCGATCAATATTCGGTTGAATAAATAAAGCGTATTTATGCCCATCTTTTTCAAAAGGCAGACCTACAAGATTAGAATTATTTCTTAATTGGACATTATTGTTGTTCAGTGTTTTAATTACTTGTTTCTTTTTTATATTTTTCTTTTTAGGTGTTGTATTTTTCAAAATAATTTTACCGGACTCATTATACATCGTTATATAGTAATTTTTACTAAGAATGTTCAAAGTAGAATTAACTTCGTATTGATCATCATGCGTTGAGTATACGGCAATAAAGTTTTCTCCAACGTCTTTTAAATCTCTTTGCACTTCTGTTTCAACATGTTTAATAAAGTATTTTGATGCAATAAAAAAAGTTATAACTAAACTCAGTAAAATGACTGATATGAAAATCAAGACGAGTCTTGTATACATACTTTTCATGTATTATTTTCCTCTAACTTGTAACCTAATCCTCTGATTGTAACGATTTCAACAGTAGCCTTTAACTCTCTAAGACGTTCTCTTACTCTTTTAATATGTACATCAACTGTACGCTCATCCCCCTCATAATCAAGGCCCCAAATTTGTTCAATTAAGTCGTTTCTCGTAAAAATTCTTCCAGATTGACTAGCAAGCTTAAACAGTAACTCGAATTCCTTTAAAGGGAGTGTAATCGATTGCTCATGAACAGCAATTTCATATTTTATTTGATTAATCGCTAAATTTCCTAAAAGGATATTTTTATCAGAAATTAATTGAAACCTTCTTAAAAGAGCTTTAACACGAGCAACAATTTCTAACGGATCAAACGGCTTCACTACATAATCATCTACCCCAAGATCAAAGCCTTTAAGTTTATCCTGTGATTCACCTTTAGCAGTAACCATTAAAATCGGAATATCATAATACTTTTTAATTTCTTTTGTAAGTTCATATCCATCTATTTCAGGCATCATCACATCAACTACTGCGATTTGAATACTGTTTTTTTCTAAAAGCATTAATGCTTCTTCTCCGTTTTCAGCCTCAATTACTGAGTAACCTTCAGCATTTAAAAAAATAGAGATCAACTCTCGAATATTTGCGTCATCATCAACAACTAAAACTTTTACATGATTCAAAAAAGCCACCTTCTTACATTTACAATTAATTATATTCCTATTATATAAATTCATTATGAACTAAATATGAATTATGAAACCAAAACTTAAAATGAGTAAGAAAACTCACCGATTGGTCTACTTTGTTTTTTTATGCGAAAAAAGAGAGTGGTCTGATTGACCACCCTCCTATAGAAGGTTATATGTATCAAATTAATTATTTAAACTCGGTATTCCCTACTACTTTACCAGCTTTTCGTTCCCTTGCTATTCTAATCCTATTAGCTCTTTTCTTACTATACTCACTATTACCAGAATCTTTACGAGTAAAATAAACTGCTGTTAACATTGTTATAATAAGAATTCCGCCAAACGTATACATATCTAACACGTCATTTCCCCCGTTTTATAAATTGTTTTTTCAAAAAATGGATGCAAAAAGACACTGGAAGAATCTCCAGTGCCTAAAAATCCACGTGGAAACCTTCTCCTTACACGCCTACGAGGTTAGCTGTCGGATTCGGACCTAAAAAGTAGCCCTACCTAAAAAGGATTCACCCCAAAGTGCAATTGCACAAAAATCGGTTCCCCCGCTTCAATGTTGAAAAAACATTCCGATAAAATAGTAAGGAAGGTCTTCAACAGAACTCAGCGATCAACGGTCATTTATTTATTTATATTACTTAAATTACAATTCAACTACTAAATTGTATACTATTTTGTTACATTTTGAAACTCTAAAGCTTTGATAAAGGGTAAAGGTAAGCGAAATATGTTCAAAAAATGGAAAAATCCATCTCAATTGGAACAACTCAGGAGGATTTTTAAAAATTTTTTTGATTTTTCCCTCTATCTCTAGTTGCCACAT from Arthrobacter citreus encodes the following:
- a CDS encoding alpha-glucosidase, whose product is MTNQSWWKEAVAYQIYPRSFMDSNGDGIGDLRGVISKLDYLKELGIDVIWICPFYKSPNDDNGYDISDYQDIMDEFGTMADFDELLEGVHQRGMKLILDLVVNHTSDEHPWFLESKKSKDNPYRDYYIWREGNKSDQEPNNWESIFGGSAWEFDENTDEYFLHLFSKKQPDLNWENKEVRQKIYDMINWWLDKGIDGFRVDAISHIKKRPGFPDMPNTKKEKYVASFDMHMNQEGIHKYLDELKRETFDKYDIMTVGEANGVTTKDAHLWVGEKEGKFNMIFQFESLDLWKKTDDSETSIADLKEVLTKWQTGLEGFGWNALFIENHDIPRAVSTLGNDDEAYWKNSAKAIGLMYFFMQGTPFIYQGQEIGMTNVHYTSINDYNDVSAKNMYNSMIENGSTEQAVLDILWKTGRDNSRTPMQWNSEENAGFTTGKPWLKTNENFKEINVETQLKDADSILSFYKKMITLRKQNKTLVHAPYEYLDVKNEPIYAYTRNGENETFLVISNLSSEKQRFVLPKELTNKTTELCLSNINQANQKLVEKMEFKPFEARVYRLV
- a CDS encoding polymer-forming cytoskeletal protein → MSVQSRQDAVINGSGTIGTGKYDDVRISGSGRILGDIFCHEVKVSGSAKFNGKVETEYFNCSGSAKCLSDVDAKKISVSGSASIDGKVSGGDVNVSGSFKTKGDLNVKSINVSGSMKTTGIVKAEVITVKGSLSTEKGSECEVFTAKGHLSMNGLLNAENVKITHGGFGYLPHNGFSYIPEIGGETIEISRFDDNNIFSRLFSKLFNNRLNFKADVIEGSAVKIDYTTASVVRGDAVTIGPKCVIELVEYTEDVQIHPSAKVNDVKKLEQ
- a CDS encoding DUF4004 family protein translates to MSEELISKKDLLQLTGISYGQLYRWKRKNIIPEEWFMKKSSFTGQETFFPKKQILDRIEKIKELKDDQSLDDIARVFSINEEIVSDRGHATLSLEQVPQQVLQIYQTLFPNNKLEHLGTVQLSSLLCVNDWLSKGTLTIDEATQFLNLVETHKKEIKLDEAIVIYIRKFGMGNWIIGNRHETFVDQKDSIIINVALSSYLNKSVK
- a CDS encoding MGMT family protein codes for the protein MESFTSRAIEIIKNIPAGKVMTYGQVAKLAGSPRGARQIVRILHSMTQKYQLPWHRVLNSKGKIGIQDEVGALKQKELLQNEGVKFIDEKTIDLNVYQVALVLEKEDVDLI
- a CDS encoding efflux RND transporter permease subunit codes for the protein MFAGLTKLSLKNTISVIILSVLVLVGGIYSAQKIQIETFPDVSFPAVAVQVVYPGASSEDIESEVTKPIESGLMKLENYDQLTSTSSENMASIFLIYPFGTDMDKIEKDVDNVINKTKLPDKAEATVQRIAMDSAPIYQVAIANNGQAKNLQQSIENDLLPQIKKITGVSDVSLQGTKEEEIQIVVDNKKAEEKGISLDTIKTAIQGLDYAVPLGSVENNGKTVSVRMKGTLNSIDQIKKTVLSSSASQSAQMGATAGSAQLGKGAGQAQNLVPKNVTVADIADVKVVSVQDQISRYNGKESYILSVSQTQDSNTADVATAVKKEIKSFKKDNSVETHVIMDNGKEIEKSVSSLIKEGLLGALFTVVVILLFLRNIRATLISILSLPISIFATISVLNSLGYTLNIMTLGGLVVAIGRIVDDSIVVIENIYRWKQQKANQFKKKELALFATKEVIGAIASSTFATVVVFLPLAFVSGIIGEFFRPFAISVVVSILTSLIVAIILIPTLGAKFLSKPLKEHSNDTRFMRRYEKILRSALKRKWIVLLLSIVLLAGSLSMIPLLGFSFLPGSVNKTLQVTATLPSNSTVAQSNLVAKEIEKYFADSDLIDSVQATVGGKRDFMMNMDGGKNKAVFQVNLKNGKNMDKELSKITKEVPSIVDAKVKGTTIVAKELSQNGPPTGNNIDVNLYSANFTELKDAASKIEKELNNDDRLKNVTNNLKDVQPKLEITLNDKARDENISMFQVMGAINEKINDVEIGDYDLNGETNKLTVGYKDKASTKEDLENIKIMTATGPKEIKDYVTISQKDAPVSINHDDGKMYASVSAEVKGKDTAAITKDVTKQLKKIDLPNSVDMKIGGGLDMITDGFSSLGIAMVVAVGLVFLIMSMTFGGLRTPFVILSSLIFVPVGAFLALYIGKQTLSMSAMIGLLMLIGIVVTNAVVLLDRVEHNRKKGLEVTDALIEASKTRLRPILMTALATILALVPMALSNSTSGLISKGLAVTVIGGLTTSTFLTLIIIPVIYKLVSKKKKIEE
- a CDS encoding HAMP domain-containing histidine kinase, with the translated sequence MKSMYTRLVLIFISVILLSLVITFFIASKYFIKHVETEVQRDLKDVGENFIAVYSTHDDQYEVNSTLNILSKNYYITMYNESGKIILKNTTPKKKNIKKKQVIKTLNNNNVQLRNNSNLVGLPFEKDGHKYALFIQPNIDRGFFKMRRVLFFSLLTTLIIGSLTFLFVAKLLVKPVKELIRATKELAKGNYDVQVTIKRKDEIGLLASNFNLMTNKLNKLEEMRSEFVSNVSHEIQSPLTSIKGFAKVLRNKELIEEKQDHYLSIIEAESERLSIMSERLLKLASLDSEQHPFQPMTYKLDEQIRKIILALEPHWESKKLQLVLNLPETEILADRLLLEQVWINLLQNAIKFSNIAGYIKVDIMTLERDIQVTISDNGLGISKEDVERIFERFYQADRSRNKKGTGLGLSIVQKIVEMHHGKIEVESAAGIGTSFMIKLPKSI
- a CDS encoding response regulator transcription factor codes for the protein MNLYNRNIINCKCKKVAFLNHVKVLVVDDDANIRELISIFLNAEGYSVIEAENGEEALMLLEKNSIQIAVVDVMMPEIDGYELTKEIKKYYDIPILMVTAKGESQDKLKGFDLGVDDYVVKPFDPLEIVARVKALLRRFQLISDKNILLGNLAINQIKYEIAVHEQSITLPLKEFELLFKLASQSGRIFTRNDLIEQIWGLDYEGDERTVDVHIKRVRERLRELKATVEIVTIRGLGYKLEENNT